TGGTCTGGAGAATCAGAACTCAAAGGAATTCCTATTATTAGCGCTAACAGACTGTCTACGAAGGAACACGATGATGATTGGCTACAGCCAAGTGGCCAATCAGGTAAGTGATCTGTTTAGAACGAATGCATTTGATCCTCCAACACGTCCTACTGAAAGTAATGTTTGGGGTGCTGAATATGGTACAGGAACCTTTGAATCGACGTGGGAAATGGTGATCCGAGGCGTCGAATGGGGGAACGCTCCCACAGAGAGATATATTGAATACCCAGATTCAGATGAGTATCCCCGAGTACCAAGGAATAGTTCACTCAGTTCACCTGAGACAACTGAGACCGAGACGTTCAGCCACGCTGTTGGCGAAAACGTCAGCCCAGAAGATATCAAACAGGGTGATATCCGAGATGTTGATGCTGAGAACGAGTACGACGCGATACTCACCGATCCGCCATACTATGATAACATCATTTATTCAGAAATATCTGATTTCTTTTATGTTTGGCAAAAGATACTCCTCGAAGAGGAGTACGAGTGGTTTGAGGGAGATCGGACTCCGAATGAGGAAAGTATCGTTGCGAATCCTTTCCTCGGTAAAGACGAAGAATCATTCGAAGCGGAACTAAATCAGGCGTTTTCAGTCCTACATACTGCACTAAAGCAGGATGGTGTTCTCGCATTCACGTATCATCATAGTGATTCAGAGTCGTGGGGAGAACTATTGGAATCCCTTTGTGACTCTGGTTTCGAGGTGACTGCTACGTATCCAATAACTGCAGATATTAGCAAATTCATTGAGGGTGAAGCTGTTTCTTTCGACATTGTTGTCGTCGCTCGCCCAGTCGGTGAAATAGAGCCATCCTCGTGGAACTCCCTCCGCCGCGATATCTACCGCACGGCCCGCCGAACCCGCAAACAACTCGAAGAGAACCGTGACCTCTCCCGCGGCGACATCGGCGTGATGGAGATGGGCGCGTGTTTCCGCGAGTACTCGAAGCACCACGGGAAGGTGCAGCGCGACGGCGAAATCATGTCCGCGAAGGAGGTCGTCCAAGAGATCTACGGCATCATCCAGGAGGCCAGTGACATTGGCGTCGAAGACGTGTTTATCGACTTGCTCGACACGTCGAACGTCTCCTACGACGACGTGAACAAGCTCTCTCGCGGGACAAACGCCAAACCAGAAGAACTCAAGGAAACGCGTCTCTACAACCAGGACGACGGCTTCGAACTCGGAACGTGGGATAACGAGAAGCGCCAGGCGTACATCCAAGAGCGCGTCAACGGCGACGGCGGCGACCACCTCTCGAACCTTGACAAGCTCCAGTTCCTCCGCTACCGCTACGAGAAGGGGCAGGCTGTGCAGAACTACGTTGAGAAATGGGACATCGATGACGACCTGCGCGAACTCGCCGGGCGGCTCGCCGACGTGACCGGCGACGATACCTATACCCGAGTGCTCGGCGACCGCGACATTACGAGTTACTAAGCATGGCAGGTCCAGGCCAAATCCCCGGATACAACCTCATCATCGAAGGAGAGTACGAGACGTTCGACCATCAGATGCCGGTTGAGGAATTCATTCAGTGTCTCCAGAAGGATACTGTTCCTGATCAGGTGAGTGTCGTCGGACTCGGAGAGGCCTACCAAGATGGCGACAAAGCGCGTGAACTATCCGATGAGATGGATAGCCGAGCGAACGATCTCGAATACCAGAATCCAACAGTACAATTCATCATCGAAGGCTCGTTCCACCGCCAAGGCAAAACCTACGACCTTCGCTACAAGGACGAACTCTACTCGCTACAGGACGTCTTTGGTCCGCAACTTGAGCGAAAAGAGCAGGGGGACTGGTTGGTAGCTCCGTTCTGAAACAGGACGATGTAGTCGGGGCACGGATCGATCCCGAATGCTTGTTCACAGCAGCTTCAAGGGCCCTTCTTTCTCTACGTCTCTGCTCGTCTCTTCGACAAAATAGAGATCTACCGATTCCTCACCGTTCTCACGGCGAAACACAGGTACGCAGGTTGTCGTAGACGATGGTCGGCTCTCGCATCGCACTTTGATTTGTTCGCGGAGCCACTCTCCGTTCTGCTCCAACCCGTTTCGGTTGTTGACCTCTATTGAAAGTTCGTCGGCAGCTCGCTTGAGGACTCGGAGTGTGAACAGCCGTATGTTCCCGAAATCGAATGGGCCATTCGGGTCGGCAATCCGGTCGAGAGCACTCTCGCTCACTCCATCGAGGCAGAGAGCGTTCTCGCTGACCGCTCGGGATACTTCGAGCGTAGGGTACTCTTCAGCAAGCACTCGATGGATGAACTCGTGAACTGCCTTATTGTAAGTATCGAGCGAGAACTCCTCAGCGGGTGAGATCACCTGTAGCTCTGCGTTCGTCTGAACGACTTGTCTCTGCACGGGTTCTAAGAGTGGACAGAGAAAGCCGAGTCGGTCAGTATTGAGAAGATACGCATAACTGAACAACCGTGACCGGGCCGAAGAGTCGGTTACTGGACTGTGCCCTTCGGCGTAGTACTTCGAGTCAAGCACCGCTATCGTGTCGTCGCCCCGCTCGATGGCGTGGTCGGGCTGGTGGTAGATATTCGTCTCACCCTCGAACGGTTCGACTTTCGGTGAACGGGTCGCTGAGACGTTCGTCGTCGTCTCAAGCACGTCATATTCTTGGATACGCTCAAGCTGAGAGGAAATGACGACCTGAGAGTATTGCTCGAACAGCGACTCCATGTTCAGTACGTAGTCGATAGAGAGTTCCTGCGCTCCACCACTCATTGGCGTTCCAATCGAGGAGGAGATGATCGCCTTCGCAACGTCGACAGCACGTTCGTAGTAGTGGCGCTGTTTGGGGAGATCGTTCAACAGGAACGCACGGTACTCCGGCAAGCGTCGAATGTCACTCGTGACGCCCAACTGTTCGAGGTGGTCGACCTCGCGTTGAATCTGGGAGAAGATGTGCCGATATGCCGGGTAATCGTACTGTTCGGAGTGCTCGCGGAACAACTGGAGCAGAATCGTCCCCGCATAGTGTAGCAACGAATTCACGGGGTTGTCGTGCTCGATCTCGTTGACCACACAGTGCTGGGCGAGACGGCCTTCAGCGTGGTTGACGAGAGTCTGACCGACATCAATCCGACCGCGTGGTTCTTCGAGATCAACGCGCTGGGTAACCACATCCCGAACGAATCCTCGGCGGTGGATTGTCTCGATTCCTTGGAGGTAGTTCGTAGCGAGAATTGGGAAGATGTCTTCGAGGTCAATGTCGTCCGCGAGGAAGCGCTCGATGGGGACACCGTGGTAGTCGACCGTGCGCCCGCGGTTGTACACCGCCAGCAGCATATCGAGGACGGACTGCCACGGCAGTTTGGGTTTGATATTGAGCTTGGCTTCAGCAGTGAGACTGATCCGCCCGACGACATCGTTGGCTGATACCTGTATTTCTGTACCGCTGACGGTCACTTCGACGACTTCGATAGCGTCTCGATCATCGAGCGGGCGCTG
This genomic interval from Halococcus sediminicola contains the following:
- a CDS encoding 5-methylcytosine restriction system specificity protein McrC; the protein is MSTAPDRYTYGPDTFDIPEHGEIVIEECPETITDRLRQAQFDEESANTFIKTQRPLDDRDAIEVVEVTVSGTEIQVSANDVVGRISLTAEAKLNIKPKLPWQSVLDMLLAVYNRGRTVDYHGVPIERFLADDIDLEDIFPILATNYLQGIETIHRRGFVRDVVTQRVDLEEPRGRIDVGQTLVNHAEGRLAQHCVVNEIEHDNPVNSLLHYAGTILLQLFREHSEQYDYPAYRHIFSQIQREVDHLEQLGVTSDIRRLPEYRAFLLNDLPKQRHYYERAVDVAKAIISSSIGTPMSGGAQELSIDYVLNMESLFEQYSQVVISSQLERIQEYDVLETTTNVSATRSPKVEPFEGETNIYHQPDHAIERGDDTIAVLDSKYYAEGHSPVTDSSARSRLFSYAYLLNTDRLGFLCPLLEPVQRQVVQTNAELQVISPAEEFSLDTYNKAVHEFIHRVLAEEYPTLEVSRAVSENALCLDGVSESALDRIADPNGPFDFGNIRLFTLRVLKRAADELSIEVNNRNGLEQNGEWLREQIKVRCESRPSSTTTCVPVFRRENGEESVDLYFVEETSRDVEKEGPLKLL
- a CDS encoding DUF1156 domain-containing protein; the protein is MSQDSQQTEESVRKKLPIENGFPIEQLNDIAEKEGYGGARQWYRPIYTMHKWWARRLGSVFRSISLHALLDNPNDVEVFDPSQNVQLSDYQTGDLDIQELIDSVSHERPDSLWSLYPKDVQIQDKKILDPFMGGGTSIVEASRFGVECHGRDLNPVAWFVTKKEMDTGSTDVNSLKNDYKTIEDSISDRLKSYYKTPCPNHSEDHDADVMNSFWAKQIDCVSCNETVSLFGDYRVAKGRYENDDKYHIFCPDCESIVLIEDWQSESTCGDCGHTFVPKEGTVSGSKYTCRNCGQKYGITDAIEEQGGYDLKYYAIEYHCATCDDQHGYDKSEVKGYRPVREEDRELFRKAKEEWESSPELHEYVPSEDIPEGHMTAVRNPLFDHGYEKWADMFNERQLLCLSTLLCEIDGLENQNSKEFLLLALTDCLRRNTMMIGYSQVANQVSDLFRTNAFDPPTRPTESNVWGAEYGTGTFESTWEMVIRGVEWGNAPTERYIEYPDSDEYPRVPRNSSLSSPETTETETFSHAVGENVSPEDIKQGDIRDVDAENEYDAILTDPPYYDNIIYSEISDFFYVWQKILLEEEYEWFEGDRTPNEESIVANPFLGKDEESFEAELNQAFSVLHTALKQDGVLAFTYHHSDSESWGELLESLCDSGFEVTATYPITADISKFIEGEAVSFDIVVVARPVGEIEPSSWNSLRRDIYRTARRTRKQLEENRDLSRGDIGVMEMGACFREYSKHHGKVQRDGEIMSAKEVVQEIYGIIQEASDIGVEDVFIDLLDTSNVSYDDVNKLSRGTNAKPEELKETRLYNQDDGFELGTWDNEKRQAYIQERVNGDGGDHLSNLDKLQFLRYRYEKGQAVQNYVEKWDIDDDLRELAGRLADVTGDDTYTRVLGDRDITSY